The following coding sequences lie in one Ostrea edulis chromosome 8, xbOstEdul1.1, whole genome shotgun sequence genomic window:
- the LOC125663088 gene encoding zinc finger protein OZF-like, with product MSSSHSTSANGKDNGCNESVDSVCVTESLQKCTMIQGNNQTNDEKNDLEKNINTHNDELYLCDVCGKVFKWTTKLEIHTRTHTGEKRHECEVCGKAFSRASFLQTHKRTHTGDKPYKCDVCGKAFNQAGILQTHMRIHTGEKLYECEVCGQAFSRTGHLQRHMRTHTGDKPYECGVCRKTFSQKGTLQKHMMTHTGDKPYECNVCGKTFSQAGNLQTHMKTHNGDKPYKCEVCGKAFSRRGILQKHMRTHTGDKPYKCDVCGKAFRQTGHLQTHKKTHNGDKRYRCEVCGKTFSQIGMLEKHMRTHTGDKPYECDVCGKAFSQTGYLKTHMKTHTVDKPYKCDVCGKSFSRTGILRKHMRTHTDKPFECEICGKSFRQKGKLQTHMRTHTGEKPYKCKLCGKAYSLSAFLQKHMKTHISDKPYECGVCGKAFYEHGILQRHMIIHSGKYM from the coding sequence ATGTCTTCATCACATTCAACTAGTGCAAATGGAAAAGATAATGGGTGTAACGAGTCTGTAGATTCTGTCTGTGTAACAGAAAGTTTACAGAAGTGTACTATGATACAGGGAAATAATCAAACTAATGATGAAAAAAATGATTtagagaaaaatatcaacacaCATAATGATGAACTTTATCTATGTGATGTCTGTGGAAAGGTTTTTAAATGGACAACTAAGTTAGAAATACACACGAGGACACATACTGGAGAGAAACGTCATGAATGTGAAGTATGTGGAAAGGCATTCAGTCGGGCATCATTCCTACAGACACACAAAAGAacacatactggtgataaaccttataaatgtgatgtctgtgggaaGGCATTCAATCAGGCAGGAATCTTACAGACACACATGAGAATTCATACTGGTGAAAAACTTTATGAATGTGAAGTCTGTGGACAGGCATTCAGTCGGACAGGACACTTGCAGAGACACATGAGAacacatactggtgataaaccttaTGAATGTGGTGTCTGTAGGAAGACATTCAGTCAGAAAGGAACATTACAGAAACACATGATgacacatactggtgataaaccttaTGAATGTAATGTTTGTGGGAAGACATTCAGTCAGGCAGGAAACTTGCAGACACACATGAAAACACATAATGGTGATAAACCTTATAAATGTGAAGTGTGTGGGAAAGCATTCAGTCGGAGAGGAATCTTACAGAAACACATGAGAACACACACTGGGGATAAaccttataaatgtgatgtaTGTGGGAAGGCATTCCGTCAGACAGGACACTTACAGACACACAAGAAGACACATAATGGTGATAAACGTTATAGATGTGAAGTCTGTGGGAAAACATTCAGTCAGATAGGAATGTTAGAGAAACACATGAGAACACATACTGGGGATAAACCTTATGAATGCGATGTCTGTGGGAAGGCATTCAGTCAGACAGGATACTTGAAGACACATATGAAGACACACACTGTTGATAAaccttataaatgtgatgtctgtggaaAGTCATTCAGTCGGACAGGAATATTACGGAAACACATGAGAACACACACTGATAAACCTTTTGAATGTGAAATCTGTGGAAAGTCATTTCGTCAGAAAGGAAAGTTGCAGACACACATGAGAACACATACTGGTGAAAAACCTTATAAATGTAAACTCTGTGGAAAGGCATACAGTCTTTCAGCATTCTTACAGAAACACATGAAGACACATATTAGTGATAAACCTTATGAATGTGGTGTTTGTGGAAAGGCATTTTATGAGCATGGCATCTTACAAAGACACATGATAATACATAGCGGTAAATACATGTGA
- the LOC125662760 gene encoding zinc finger protein OZF-like, translated as MSSTDLTNANENNNGCNESVYSVCVTENLQKCTMIQGNSQPNDQKNDLQENINTHSEKLYQCDVCGKVFKWTTKLEIHMRTHTGDKPYKCEVCGNTFNQTGTLQRHMRTHTGDKPYKCDVCGKAFSQTGTLLIHGRTHTGDKLCECNVCGKTFSRTLFLQTHIRTHTGAKPYQCDVCGKAFNQNGDLKRHLRIHTGDKPYKCDVCGKAFSHTGSLQAHMKTHTGDKPYKCDVCGKAFGYLGNLQTHMKTHTGDKPYKCDVCGKTFSHTGRLQTHMRTHTGDKPYKCEVCGNAFSQTGNLQTHMKRHTGDKPYKCEVCGKAFIHTGILEKHVRTHTGDKLYECGVCGKAFHERSILQRHMKFH; from the exons ATGTCTTCTACAGATCTAACTAATGCAAATGAAAACAACAATGGGTGTAACGAGTCTGTATATTCTGTTTGTGTAACAGAAAATTTACAGAAGTGTACTATGATACAGGGAAACAGTCAACCTAATGATCAGAAAAATGATTTACAGGAAAACATCAACACACATAGTGAAAAACTTTATcaatgtgatgtctgtggaaAGGTTTTTAAATGGACAACGAAGTTAGAAATACACATGAGGACACATACCGGTGATAAACCTTATAAATGTGAAGTCTGTGGTAATACATTCAATCAGACAGGAACATTGCAGAGACACATGAGgacacatactggtgataaaccttaCAAATGTGATGTATGTGGGAAGGCATTCAGTCAGACAGGAACATTACTGATACATGGGAGgacacatactggtgataaacTTTGTGAATGTAATGTATGTGGAAAGACATTCAGTCGGACATTATTTTTACAGACACACATAAGAACACATACTGGTGCTAAACCTTACcaatgtgatgtctgtgggaaGGCATTCAATCAGAATGGGGACTTAAAGAGACACTTGAGGATACATACTGGTGATAAGCCCtataaatgtgatgtctgtgggaaGGCATTCAGTCACACAGGAAGCTTACAGGCACATATGAAgacacatactggtgataaaccttataaatgtgatgtctgtggaaAGGCATTTGGTTACCTAGGAAACTTGCAGACACACATGAAgacacatactggtgataagccttataaatgtgatgtaTGTGGAAAGACATTCAGTCACACAGGGAGATTGCAGACACACATGAGAACACATACAGGTGATAAACCTTATAAATGTGAAGTCTGTGGAAATGCATTCAGTCAGACAGGAAATTTGCAGACACACATGAAGCGACACACTGGTGATAAACCTTATAAATGTGAAGTCTGTGGGAAAGCATTCATTCATACAGGAATCTTAGAGAAACACGTGAGAacacatactggtgataaacTTTATGAATGTGGTGTTTGTGGGAAGGCATTTCATGAGAGAAGCATCTTACAGAGACACATG AAATTCCACTAA